One window from the genome of Pedobacter schmidteae encodes:
- a CDS encoding TlpA disulfide reductase family protein has translation MKKIVLWFLLALPFTGFCQQHKYLIKARLDHVPPKAKAYLFYQVGKTMVKDSCRVKGGVFTFSGLVKEPLQGTLVLGHEGKFDETGYVDSQSVYLETGIIQIKGKDTLAKASVWGTALNLDNQEKQRLMKSIKGQGTVEESMLMSGFVRRHPASRVSLDWMIEIGGRDNLVIESYQELSEALKQTKAGKELGLAIKTSLSIRAGKPAPDFAMADQNGRLVRLSDFRGKYVFLDFWASWCKPCRALQPKLKGLYDALNATGKFVILAVSLDKEKGAWLKAIEEDNVPWLQVADLGKAQNQAAVLYDVNLIPASFLIGPDGVILNSEHKAALMRDKILPSNVKNDDPGDIVPLSDLNYSYILKALEKENLNAVGFKEDFEKLNSMLETDIGERALANDIGKLDIIKDSIALRELLSTRGVSLHKQKLKMKQVFIAGHPDSFLSLFQLNQLDGVYAADSYAAAYDTLSERLKNTALGAAIREKISRMKVTPTGMEAPDFTRKDQYGKTIRLSDYRGKLVLLDFWGSWCVPCRQTHPHLRELYAQYKSKGLEIVAVANEKGADLERAKRAWLAAIKKDDANWVHVLNDEGSGAPDIVKAYGITGYPTKLLLDHHGKILMRVSSGLSDEMDVLIKKLLDK, from the coding sequence ATGAAAAAAATAGTTTTATGGTTTTTGCTGGCATTACCCTTCACCGGGTTTTGTCAGCAACATAAATATCTGATTAAGGCCAGGCTAGATCATGTCCCCCCAAAGGCTAAAGCCTATCTGTTTTACCAGGTTGGCAAGACGATGGTGAAAGATTCCTGCCGGGTAAAAGGCGGAGTATTTACATTTTCAGGGCTGGTAAAAGAACCGCTGCAGGGTACGCTGGTACTTGGCCATGAGGGAAAATTTGATGAAACAGGATATGTAGATTCACAGTCGGTATATCTGGAAACCGGTATTATACAGATAAAAGGAAAAGATACGCTGGCTAAGGCCAGCGTATGGGGCACAGCGTTAAATCTGGATAACCAGGAAAAGCAAAGGTTGATGAAAAGTATAAAAGGACAGGGCACAGTTGAAGAATCTATGCTCATGTCCGGATTTGTACGCAGGCATCCTGCCTCCAGGGTAAGTCTGGACTGGATGATTGAAATCGGAGGAAGAGATAACCTGGTTATCGAGAGTTACCAGGAATTATCGGAAGCCCTCAAACAAACAAAAGCGGGAAAAGAACTGGGGCTTGCTATAAAAACCTCGCTGTCTATCCGTGCGGGCAAACCTGCACCGGATTTCGCAATGGCAGATCAGAACGGGCGGTTAGTACGGCTTTCCGATTTCAGGGGGAAATATGTGTTTCTTGATTTCTGGGCGAGCTGGTGTAAACCATGTCGTGCCCTGCAACCTAAGCTGAAAGGACTTTATGATGCTTTAAATGCCACTGGAAAATTTGTGATTCTTGCAGTTTCTTTGGATAAAGAAAAGGGGGCATGGTTAAAGGCAATTGAAGAAGATAATGTACCATGGTTGCAGGTTGCAGATTTAGGAAAGGCCCAAAATCAGGCCGCAGTATTATACGATGTAAATCTGATCCCCGCCAGTTTTTTGATTGGCCCTGATGGGGTGATACTAAACTCCGAGCACAAAGCTGCGTTAATGAGAGATAAAATATTGCCGTCGAATGTGAAGAACGACGATCCAGGTGATATTGTGCCTTTGTCGGACCTCAACTATAGTTATATATTGAAGGCCCTGGAAAAAGAAAACCTGAATGCAGTCGGTTTCAAAGAAGATTTTGAGAAGTTAAACAGTATGCTGGAAACAGATATTGGCGAACGCGCATTGGCAAATGATATTGGAAAACTGGACATCATTAAAGATAGTATTGCTTTGCGTGAATTGTTATCCACCAGGGGAGTATCACTTCATAAACAGAAACTTAAAATGAAACAGGTTTTTATTGCAGGGCATCCGGATTCGTTTTTGAGTTTATTTCAATTGAACCAGCTTGATGGTGTATACGCTGCTGATAGCTATGCGGCCGCTTACGATACTTTATCTGAACGATTAAAAAATACAGCTTTGGGTGCAGCCATAAGGGAAAAAATAAGTCGGATGAAGGTGACCCCAACAGGAATGGAAGCGCCAGACTTTACACGTAAAGATCAATACGGCAAAACGATAAGACTGAGCGATTATCGCGGTAAACTGGTGCTGCTCGATTTCTGGGGAAGTTGGTGCGTGCCCTGCAGGCAAACACATCCTCATTTAAGGGAATTGTATGCGCAGTATAAATCCAAAGGTTTGGAAATTGTAGCCGTTGCAAATGAAAAGGGAGCTGATCTTGAAAGAGCAAAGCGAGCCTGGCTTGCTGCAATAAAAAAAGACGATGCCAATTGGGTTCATGTGCTAAACGATGAGGGATCGGGAGCTCCTGATATTGTTAAAGCTTATGGCATTACCGGGTATCCAACCAAATTGTTGCTGGATCATCATGGGAAAATCCTGATGAGGGTGTCATCAGGATTAAGTGACGAAATGGATGTATTGATAAAGAAACTGCTGGATAAATAA
- a CDS encoding triple tyrosine motif-containing protein, producing the protein MKNLLLTILFCLSVIFIKGQNPIGLPNIGNYSNTVYKGGIQNWDIQQDKRGVMYFANNEGLLTFNGNYWKLHPLPNKTIIRSVKIDAMGKIFVGGQDEFGYFYPDQNGVLRYHSLKSLIPEPYRQFSDIWDIVISNDQVFFRTVEKIFQLKDNTIKVYPSEEIWDFLGKSSDQVYAQIRGKGLLSFKNGTWQIINNGAILKYSTITSILNYDTTALFITTLKNGIFLFNGNTLTKIESKAEPIFKNDRIFCATKLNNEQFALGTTSAACIIIDKQGNVLQKFSYDEGLQKNNIRSLFIDRDQNLWLGLDDGIDYIAYNSPIRQIFPDKNKQVTGYAARIFNNTLYLGTSNGLFYSPLTPGIKDISYSKNNFAEVNNTKGQVWSLNEINQQLLLGHEDGAFTVSKSEAQPIYNNIGTWLFDPVSSLYPAPALITGTYNGLHLINFQNSRFIDQGDIKGLNQPLRFLYYDQSTNTVWSSHPYRGVYQLQLTADKKSIKEPRLFTKNQGLPSTLNNFVYHIKNRIAFATENGIYEFNDKRNTFSPSTFFKPIFQNKPVRYLKEDNDGNIWFVSNNELGVVDFKNKTNNKPFSIVYFPELTSKLVAGFENVYPYNQENIFIGANKGTYHINYTRYTHNIKKLNVLLTEVKLIGKKDSIIYGGYPNGTQKTDKTSIENSLNSLHFEFSSTLFEQQNNIEFSYFLEGFDKEWSAWSAKSEKDYTNLPYGTFTFKVKSRNNLGSETTPENYIFTILPAWYQTNVAYLIYVILTGIFLYLLIKWQTKKHIKAQQRMKQLHLLDIKKSETEIIQLKNDKLENEVNFKNKELAITTMHLAQRGKLLLRIKEDLYALQKPENEEQYAQKIKGLLKLLDETEKNDADWSQFALHFDQVHNNFLSTLKQQFPNLSQNDLKMSAYLKMNLSSKEIAQLMGITIRGVEVGRYRLRKKLNITSEINLFDYLLQITSLK; encoded by the coding sequence ATGAAGAATCTGTTACTTACTATTTTATTTTGTCTGTCTGTAATTTTTATAAAAGGACAAAATCCTATTGGCCTGCCAAATATTGGGAATTACAGCAATACAGTATATAAAGGGGGAATACAAAATTGGGATATACAGCAGGACAAGCGCGGCGTGATGTATTTCGCAAATAATGAAGGCCTGTTGACCTTTAACGGCAACTACTGGAAACTACATCCGCTTCCTAATAAGACCATCATACGGTCCGTTAAAATAGATGCCATGGGAAAAATATTCGTGGGCGGGCAAGATGAGTTCGGCTATTTTTATCCGGACCAAAACGGAGTACTCCGGTACCATTCGTTGAAATCCCTGATTCCCGAGCCCTACCGACAATTTTCTGATATATGGGACATTGTCATTTCAAATGATCAGGTATTCTTCAGAACAGTAGAGAAAATCTTTCAGCTAAAAGACAACACCATAAAAGTTTACCCTTCCGAAGAAATATGGGACTTTTTAGGCAAATCTAGCGATCAGGTTTACGCACAGATACGAGGTAAAGGGCTTTTGTCATTCAAAAACGGAACCTGGCAAATCATCAACAACGGAGCAATACTTAAATACAGTACCATCACCTCAATCTTAAATTACGACACGACCGCTTTATTTATCACCACATTAAAGAACGGGATCTTTCTGTTTAACGGTAACACGCTGACAAAAATCGAGAGTAAGGCAGAACCGATCTTCAAAAATGACCGGATTTTTTGCGCCACAAAACTAAACAATGAACAATTCGCATTGGGCACTACTTCTGCCGCCTGCATCATTATCGACAAACAGGGAAACGTGCTTCAGAAGTTCTCTTATGATGAAGGCTTGCAGAAAAACAACATCAGGAGCCTGTTTATTGATCGGGACCAGAATTTATGGCTCGGCTTAGATGACGGCATTGACTATATCGCCTACAACAGTCCGATCAGACAAATTTTCCCTGACAAAAATAAGCAAGTAACAGGGTACGCCGCGCGCATTTTTAACAATACACTCTACCTGGGAACTTCAAATGGCTTATTTTACAGTCCGCTTACCCCCGGTATCAAAGACATCAGCTATTCTAAAAACAACTTTGCTGAAGTAAACAATACCAAAGGGCAGGTATGGAGTTTAAATGAAATCAACCAACAACTCCTCCTCGGACATGAAGATGGTGCTTTTACAGTTTCAAAATCAGAAGCCCAACCGATTTATAACAATATAGGAACCTGGTTATTTGACCCCGTATCTTCTCTGTATCCCGCTCCCGCATTAATTACCGGCACTTATAACGGACTACACCTCATCAACTTTCAAAATTCAAGATTCATTGATCAGGGCGACATTAAAGGTCTTAATCAACCCTTAAGGTTCTTATACTATGATCAAAGTACAAATACCGTATGGTCTTCTCATCCTTACCGGGGTGTTTATCAACTGCAACTGACCGCAGACAAAAAAAGTATCAAAGAGCCACGGTTGTTTACTAAAAATCAAGGATTACCTTCAACCTTAAACAACTTTGTCTACCATATTAAAAACAGAATCGCCTTCGCCACAGAAAATGGGATTTATGAGTTCAACGACAAGCGCAACACTTTCAGCCCCTCAACTTTCTTTAAACCCATCTTTCAGAACAAGCCCGTTCGCTACCTCAAAGAAGACAATGACGGAAACATCTGGTTTGTCAGCAACAATGAACTGGGAGTTGTCGATTTCAAAAACAAAACCAATAACAAACCCTTTAGCATTGTCTACTTCCCTGAACTCACTTCAAAGCTGGTCGCCGGGTTTGAAAACGTATACCCCTACAACCAGGAAAATATATTTATCGGCGCAAATAAGGGTACTTATCACATCAACTATACCAGATACACACATAACATAAAAAAGCTGAATGTGTTACTCACAGAGGTAAAGCTTATCGGTAAAAAAGACAGTATCATCTATGGCGGCTACCCTAACGGCACTCAAAAAACAGATAAAACCAGTATTGAAAACAGCCTAAATTCTCTACATTTCGAATTCTCTTCTACCCTGTTCGAACAACAAAATAATATTGAATTTAGTTATTTCCTCGAAGGATTTGATAAAGAATGGTCAGCATGGTCAGCAAAAAGTGAAAAAGACTATACGAATCTACCTTACGGAACTTTCACCTTCAAAGTCAAGTCGAGAAACAACCTTGGAAGTGAAACCACTCCAGAAAATTATATTTTCACCATTTTACCTGCCTGGTACCAAACTAACGTTGCCTACCTTATTTATGTTATACTTACCGGTATCTTTCTGTACCTGCTTATTAAATGGCAGACAAAGAAACACATTAAGGCACAGCAAAGAATGAAACAGCTCCACTTGCTGGACATCAAAAAATCAGAGACTGAAATCATTCAGCTAAAAAATGATAAGCTCGAAAATGAAGTCAACTTTAAAAATAAAGAATTAGCTATTACTACCATGCACCTGGCGCAGCGGGGAAAACTGTTACTCAGGATAAAAGAAGACCTATACGCCTTACAGAAACCTGAAAATGAAGAGCAATACGCACAAAAAATAAAAGGCTTACTTAAATTACTGGATGAAACGGAAAAAAATGACGCAGACTGGAGTCAATTTGCTTTACATTTTGATCAGGTACACAATAACTTTTTAAGTACACTTAAACAGCAGTTCCCGAACCTGAGCCAGAATGACCTTAAAATGTCTGCATACCTCAAAATGAACTTATCCTCAAAAGAGATAGCCCAACTTATGGGTATCACTATCAGGGGCGTTGAAGTAGGACGCTACAGGTTAAGAAAAAAATTAAACATCACTTCCGAAATCAATCTGTTTGATTATTTACTGCAAATCACGAGTTTAAAATAA
- a CDS encoding TlpA disulfide reductase family protein, protein MKRVFLLLSLFPFVSMAQQKFSIKGRLASSAVPAKAFLYYRENGINKIDSAVLSQGTFTFNGTVTDVAQGYIKIKSNIATETNSKRKPSDILEFYLEPGMTEVVSNSELVSQALVSGSAVNDDVARCKAINAQIQVRANEIMARYKSGTAQQLKDSAYTEGFNAQLKVLQKETEQIHPNFIRNNPDALYSLILFKSTVKPEADPDHALQEFNKFSSRLKATEFGKKIEADINAVKLLTPGQPAIEFTQTDVNGKPVKLSDFKGKYVLLDFWASWCGPCRAENPNVVKVYNKYKSKKLTVLGVSLDNPGQKAAWIKAIKEDGLDWTQVSDLKGGNNDVALKYHVKTIPTNFLISPDGKIVAKNLRGDALERKISELLDNEKQGK, encoded by the coding sequence ATGAAAAGAGTTTTTCTCCTCTTAAGCTTGTTCCCATTTGTATCGATGGCCCAGCAAAAGTTTAGCATTAAAGGCCGCCTTGCTTCTAGTGCAGTCCCTGCAAAGGCATTTCTCTATTACCGCGAAAATGGAATAAATAAAATAGACTCCGCAGTTTTAAGCCAGGGTACTTTTACTTTCAATGGTACAGTGACCGATGTAGCGCAAGGCTATATTAAAATCAAAAGTAATATTGCTACTGAAACGAATTCGAAACGAAAGCCTTCAGACATTCTGGAATTTTACCTGGAACCGGGTATGACAGAAGTAGTCTCCAATAGTGAGCTGGTAAGTCAGGCGTTGGTAAGTGGCTCTGCTGTGAATGATGATGTGGCCAGATGTAAGGCTATAAATGCGCAGATTCAGGTTAGAGCCAATGAGATTATGGCCCGGTACAAATCGGGAACTGCCCAACAATTAAAGGATTCGGCCTATACTGAGGGCTTTAATGCACAGCTAAAAGTACTTCAAAAAGAGACCGAGCAAATTCATCCAAACTTTATACGTAACAATCCCGACGCGCTTTACAGTCTGATTTTGTTTAAAAGTACGGTAAAACCAGAAGCTGATCCGGATCATGCACTTCAGGAGTTCAATAAATTCTCGTCACGTTTAAAAGCAACAGAATTTGGTAAGAAGATTGAGGCAGATATAAATGCGGTTAAATTGCTGACACCTGGGCAGCCCGCTATTGAATTTACCCAAACGGATGTAAATGGCAAGCCGGTTAAGTTATCTGATTTTAAAGGTAAGTATGTGTTGTTGGACTTCTGGGCTTCCTGGTGTGGTCCTTGTCGGGCCGAAAATCCAAATGTAGTGAAGGTATACAATAAGTATAAAAGCAAAAAGCTTACTGTGTTGGGGGTGTCTTTGGATAATCCTGGACAAAAAGCGGCCTGGATTAAAGCGATAAAGGAAGATGGTTTAGACTGGACTCAGGTCTCAGATCTGAAGGGGGGCAATAATGACGTAGCATTAAAATATCATGTGAAAACAATACCTACAAATTTTCTGATCAGTCCGGATGGAAAGATTGTGGCGAAAAACCTAAGAGGGGATGCTTTAGAACGTAAAATTTCAGAATTGTTGGACAATGAAAAACAGGGTAAATAA
- a CDS encoding LEA type 2 family protein → MTLNKKKLALAFFPALLACSPFKNPEFRMSRILDVEVLKWEGSSPTIRTKAICYNQNRFGFTFKGGEATIYLDTLKLGTAKIDTTFFVPAHSEFRVPAYLKIDMAYLSNHGLRLDSTIVTLKGKFKGSAAGISKTLDISYKGEHDINLIMKPF, encoded by the coding sequence ATGACATTAAACAAAAAAAAACTGGCACTGGCATTTTTCCCGGCGCTACTGGCATGCAGTCCATTCAAAAATCCCGAATTCAGAATGTCCCGGATCCTTGATGTTGAAGTACTTAAATGGGAAGGCAGCAGTCCAACTATCAGAACCAAAGCCATCTGCTACAATCAGAACCGTTTTGGTTTTACCTTTAAAGGAGGCGAGGCGACCATTTATCTGGATACCTTAAAACTTGGAACCGCAAAAATTGATACAACTTTTTTTGTACCTGCTCATTCGGAGTTCAGGGTTCCCGCATATCTAAAAATTGATATGGCCTACTTGTCCAATCACGGTTTAAGACTCGACAGCACTATAGTTACCCTTAAGGGAAAGTTCAAAGGAAGTGCTGCCGGAATCTCAAAAACACTAGATATCAGTTACAAAGGTGAGCATGATATCAATCTGATCATGAAGCCGTTTTAA
- a CDS encoding TonB-dependent receptor, translating into MRKNYKNEFGLMILIVLLFSSVCTFAQQKTVSGKVLDGVDNSTLPSVSIKVKGQQKTTSTDVNGKYEISVADNDVLVFTYVGFLTREVQVAGKTVLNVTLQPNSQQMQEVVVVGYGTQKKSDVSGAVSTVNVERATAVPTTNVAEMLRGQAAGVQVTLGSARPGGTSNIQIRGRNSIRGGNDPLIVLDGFPIENINDVNPDDISSVEVLKDASAQAIYGARASNGVILITTRKGATGKVKIGLNSYLTTQRLSKNFDLYNAEEFAQLRREARRSINPDGSYSTDEINFGGTAQAPEYINFKAGNFVNWEDAVLKDALISSSTVSLSGGSELTKIYTSATYFNQSGLLPSSGYNRGSFRFNIEQKINDRASIEANMNMSTDKQRRESANLDFITISPFTGPYDVNGNLVRNVAGANASSSTINPLWNIRESANDIKINLYNLNLVGNYKFTDNFTYKLNTLLSRRFADEGRYVSKLHSAGVTPNGSANVANAIREEYLIENILNYKAQLGQVHKLDFTFVQSVNQRNTSRTEMSGTGFGNDLLGYDGITNALNFKTTRAEEQYRLSSFLGRARYNLMDKYLLTLTARRDGASVFAENKKWGFFPAASVAWQIHRENFLKDVKAIDQLKFRASYGSVGNQSLSPFTTLGVVDANPYIFGGVIVGGNLPGAVLPNPNLTWETSTTFNVGLDFGLLDNRITGSVDYYNTHTTDLLADISLGGTSGFSSTITNGAESKNSGIELLLTGYLIRKDNLNWSVTTSFTKNTNQIVKTGIVDVNGNAKDDIARNRFVGRPINVIRTMVFDGIFQTDAEALASAQGTLGGTVTPYQSVATLIAGSIRLKDVNGDGVINDLDNVVIRTDPKWYGSVSTNFAYKGFELLADLYMVEGATRYNPFLASFNEGGTLQSVRNGIKVNYWTPENPSTTHPRPNLNNAPANIGTMGVADASYIRLRTLSLGYNLPASLLNKANISNVKFYLTATNLFTFTDYKSYSPENNPNDFPDTKAFTLGVNIGF; encoded by the coding sequence ATGAGAAAGAACTACAAAAACGAGTTTGGGTTGATGATTCTTATTGTTCTCCTTTTTTCCTCGGTCTGTACTTTTGCACAGCAAAAGACGGTTAGCGGAAAGGTTTTAGATGGGGTAGACAATTCCACCTTACCCAGTGTCAGCATTAAAGTTAAAGGACAACAAAAAACAACATCCACAGATGTAAATGGAAAGTATGAGATATCCGTAGCGGATAACGATGTGCTGGTATTTACCTATGTGGGCTTTTTAACCCGGGAAGTTCAGGTTGCGGGGAAGACGGTTTTAAATGTAACTTTGCAACCCAATAGCCAGCAGATGCAGGAAGTGGTTGTGGTAGGGTATGGAACCCAGAAAAAAAGTGACGTTAGTGGTGCTGTTTCTACTGTAAATGTTGAGCGGGCAACTGCTGTACCCACAACCAATGTGGCTGAGATGTTAAGAGGTCAGGCTGCCGGTGTCCAGGTGACACTGGGTTCTGCCAGGCCGGGAGGTACTTCTAATATTCAGATCAGGGGCAGGAATTCTATTCGCGGGGGTAATGATCCTCTAATCGTTTTAGATGGCTTTCCTATAGAAAACATCAACGATGTGAATCCTGACGACATCTCCTCTGTTGAGGTGTTGAAGGATGCTTCGGCACAAGCTATTTATGGGGCCAGGGCCTCTAACGGGGTGATACTCATCACGACGAGAAAGGGAGCTACGGGTAAAGTTAAAATAGGGTTGAACTCGTACCTCACCACGCAGCGACTGAGCAAGAATTTTGATCTTTATAATGCTGAAGAATTTGCCCAGTTAAGGAGGGAGGCCCGCAGGTCAATAAATCCAGATGGATCTTACAGCACTGATGAAATCAACTTTGGTGGTACCGCGCAGGCTCCTGAATACATTAATTTTAAGGCAGGCAATTTTGTGAATTGGGAAGACGCGGTTTTAAAAGATGCATTGATTAGTAGCAGTACAGTGAGTTTAAGTGGCGGAAGTGAGCTGACCAAGATTTATACGAGTGCCACTTACTTTAACCAGTCGGGATTATTACCGAGTTCTGGTTATAACAGGGGGTCATTCAGGTTCAATATCGAACAAAAGATCAATGACAGGGCAAGTATTGAAGCGAATATGAATATGTCGACGGATAAACAAAGGAGAGAATCTGCCAACCTTGATTTCATTACAATTTCTCCTTTTACAGGCCCTTATGATGTGAACGGTAACCTGGTGAGGAACGTGGCAGGCGCTAACGCAAGCAGCAGCACGATAAACCCGTTGTGGAATATCCGTGAATCGGCAAATGACATTAAGATCAATCTTTACAATCTGAATCTGGTCGGTAATTATAAGTTTACTGATAATTTTACCTATAAACTGAATACGCTGTTGAGCAGAAGATTTGCGGATGAAGGCAGGTATGTTTCTAAGTTGCATTCCGCGGGCGTTACCCCGAATGGTTCTGCAAATGTGGCGAATGCAATTAGAGAAGAATATCTGATTGAGAATATTTTAAACTATAAGGCCCAGCTTGGTCAGGTTCATAAGCTGGATTTTACTTTTGTGCAGTCTGTCAATCAGCGTAATACCTCTAGGACCGAGATGAGCGGAACGGGATTTGGTAACGACTTACTGGGGTATGATGGTATAACGAATGCGTTGAACTTTAAAACGACCAGGGCTGAAGAACAATACCGCCTGTCTTCATTTTTAGGAAGGGCCAGGTATAACCTGATGGATAAATATTTGCTGACGTTGACTGCTCGTCGTGATGGTGCCTCTGTATTTGCGGAAAATAAAAAATGGGGTTTTTTCCCCGCTGCTTCAGTAGCATGGCAGATTCACCGTGAAAATTTCTTAAAGGATGTGAAAGCGATTGATCAGCTGAAGTTCAGAGCCAGTTATGGTTCGGTAGGGAATCAGTCTTTAAGCCCTTTTACCACGCTGGGGGTTGTAGATGCTAATCCTTATATATTTGGAGGAGTTATTGTCGGTGGAAATTTGCCGGGAGCCGTGCTTCCTAATCCTAACCTGACATGGGAGACTTCGACTACTTTTAACGTTGGTTTGGATTTTGGTTTGCTTGACAACAGAATTACCGGTTCCGTAGACTATTACAACACACATACGACGGACTTACTTGCAGATATATCGCTGGGTGGAACGTCCGGATTCAGTTCTACGATTACCAATGGCGCGGAGTCTAAAAATAGCGGTATCGAATTGTTGCTGACGGGATACCTGATCAGAAAAGATAATTTGAACTGGTCTGTAACTACTTCTTTTACAAAGAATACAAATCAGATTGTTAAAACAGGGATTGTAGATGTAAATGGTAATGCTAAGGATGATATTGCTAGAAATCGGTTTGTTGGTCGCCCCATCAATGTAATTCGTACAATGGTGTTTGACGGGATTTTCCAGACAGATGCTGAAGCGTTAGCTTCCGCACAAGGAACTTTAGGTGGAACGGTAACACCATATCAAAGTGTCGCGACGCTCATCGCCGGCTCAATTCGCCTGAAGGATGTGAATGGTGACGGGGTAATCAATGATCTGGATAATGTGGTCATCAGAACTGATCCGAAGTGGTATGGTTCTGTTTCGACTAACTTTGCGTATAAAGGTTTTGAACTGCTTGCTGACCTGTATATGGTAGAAGGTGCTACCCGTTATAACCCTTTTCTCGCTAGTTTTAATGAAGGGGGCACATTGCAATCGGTAAGAAACGGTATAAAGGTGAATTACTGGACACCAGAAAATCCATCCACCACGCATCCTCGTCCAAACCTGAACAATGCGCCGGCGAATATCGGAACAATGGGTGTGGCCGATGCTTCTTATATCAGGCTGAGAACTTTGTCGCTGGGTTATAACCTGCCGGCTTCATTGTTAAACAAAGCAAATATCAGCAATGTTAAATTCTATTTAACCGCAACCAATTTGTTCACGTTTACAGATTATAAATCGTACAGTCCTGAAAATAACCCTAATGATTTTCCTGACACCAAAGCTTTTACACTAGGCGTAAATATTGGATTTTAA
- a CDS encoding OmpA family protein, whose translation MKLLRTSLLLAAVGLFTISMQSCKTKKVIAKPTPVAEKPAPPVEEKKPEPAPAPKPEPAPVAEKPNYNFSNVQFEFNSGVLKTESFAVLDRIAAEMKKDPSVKFVLNGHSSIEGSTAHNMSLSVDRANSVKLYLQNAGVSSANLSIKGYGATQPAESNDTEEGRILNRRVEVKRN comes from the coding sequence ATGAAACTTTTAAGAACCAGTTTATTATTGGCCGCTGTTGGCCTGTTTACGATCTCGATGCAATCTTGTAAAACAAAAAAAGTAATTGCTAAGCCAACACCTGTGGCCGAGAAGCCTGCGCCACCTGTGGAGGAAAAGAAACCTGAGCCCGCACCGGCACCAAAACCTGAGCCTGCTCCGGTAGCAGAAAAACCAAACTACAACTTCAGCAACGTGCAGTTTGAGTTTAATTCAGGTGTGTTGAAAACTGAATCTTTTGCTGTGCTTGACAGAATAGCTGCAGAAATGAAAAAAGATCCATCTGTAAAGTTTGTGCTGAATGGACACTCTTCTATTGAAGGTTCTACGGCGCACAATATGTCATTGTCTGTTGACCGCGCAAATTCAGTGAAATTGTACCTTCAAAATGCGGGGGTAAGTTCAGCTAATTTGTCAATAAAAGGATATGGTGCCACCCAACCTGCTGAGTCGAACGACACAGAAGAGGGTAGGATACTGAACCGAAGGGTTGAAGTAAAACGCAATTAA